The following are from one region of the Salvia splendens isolate huo1 chromosome 2, SspV2, whole genome shotgun sequence genome:
- the LOC121784364 gene encoding uncharacterized protein LOC121784364 isoform X2 codes for MRMRNGNREALTALRKRAKTTKTSVPSPFEALMKDIEPRPLVNEVCATCGHHNARESTLLMFPGTDTFATIPFHAAHTILEEDQARLDFDSKKLQSFVKEQSLILSEKGALSDKIGPGVLKSLVALTDKPKIEEDD; via the exons AGGCTTTAACAGCACTAAGGAAGAGAGCTAAAACTACAAAAACCAGTGTTCCTTCACCTTTCGAAGCTCTAATGAAGGATATTGAACCAAGGCCATTGGTGAATGAGGTTTGTGCAACATGTGGTCATCATAATGCTAGGGAGAGCACATTGCTTATGTTCCCTGGAACTGACACCTTTGCAACTATACCGTTTCATGCTGCTCATACCATTTTGGAAGAAG ATCAAGCACGCCTTGATTTTGATTCCAAAAAGCTCCAGAGCTTCGTGAAAGAACAATCTCTAATTCTTTCAGAAAAAGGTGCCCTTTCTGACAAGATCGGTCCTGGAGTGCTAAAATCTCTGGTGGCCTTAACTGACAAACCAAA GATTGAGGAGGATGATTGA